Proteins from one Candidatus Roseilinea sp. genomic window:
- the leuS gene encoding leucine--tRNA ligase — translation MVDRYKPQEIEPKWQARWEHDQLYKTEPACDKPKYYVLDFYPYPSGEGMSVGHARNYVPTDVIARYYRMKGYNVLHPMGFDAFGLPTENAAIKLKVDPHELNEKYSANYVRQYKLMGLSYDWSRLINSAHPDYYRWTQWIFIQMFNAWYDPRKDKACPIAELEAELAERGSQAIFDYIDAHPEHIGVVTKGAPVITAEGWRAMSRRAQNDYLNNFRLAFQAESTVNWDPVDKVVVADEEVENGRAWRSGALVIKRTLKQWFFRITAYAERLINDLDSVDWPERIVLMQRNWIGKSEGAEVVFRVADSGHPIPIFTTRPDTLWGATFMVLSPEHPLVPEITTPEQRADVERYIAFAKGETEEQRTAENKEKTGVFTGAYAINPVNDAHIPIWIADYVLMSYGTGAIMAVPAHDQRDFEFARKFGLPIKVVVFPEAELKRQGIQDDQQINPALIAEYESRMTAAYEDKAGVMVNSGPITGMHNGKACIRAATEYCQRMGFGKRRVNYKIRPWLISRQRYWGTPIPIVHTPDGPVAMREDELPLLLPKVKEYEPGPNGESPLESIPEFVNAPNGRRETDTMATWACSSWYYIRFADPHNDKAIGDPKEIDYWLPVDMYVGGAEHAVLHLLYSRMWTKVLYDLGVVKFKEPFSALRNQGLILSPQKRVDEKGREYYEKMSKSKGNVITPDEVIAEHGADALRGYEMFISDFEQTVPWSTQGVPGVRRWLDRVWRIVLAPEEDKGAPIQMSARELRRVAHQTIQRYERDLKAFSFNTVVAAMMEFTNALYRARDAGLAGTPEWHEAVDILLRLLAPIAPHMAEELWHRLGRPYSIHRQPFPVVDEAAARAEEITIVVQVNGKVRDRIVVPADASEEAITQAALASEGARRFINGAPPRQVHYVKGRLVNIVV, via the coding sequence ATGGTAGACAGATACAAGCCGCAAGAGATCGAGCCGAAGTGGCAAGCCCGTTGGGAACACGATCAACTTTATAAGACCGAGCCGGCCTGCGATAAGCCGAAATACTACGTGCTGGACTTTTACCCGTATCCCTCCGGCGAGGGAATGTCGGTGGGGCACGCGCGCAACTATGTGCCCACAGATGTGATCGCCCGCTACTACCGCATGAAGGGCTACAACGTCCTGCATCCGATGGGCTTCGACGCCTTCGGCCTGCCGACCGAGAACGCTGCGATCAAACTCAAGGTGGATCCCCACGAGCTGAACGAAAAATACTCCGCCAACTACGTGCGCCAGTACAAGCTCATGGGGCTGAGCTATGACTGGTCACGCCTGATCAACAGCGCCCATCCCGATTATTACCGATGGACGCAATGGATTTTCATCCAGATGTTCAATGCGTGGTACGACCCGCGCAAGGACAAAGCGTGCCCGATTGCTGAGTTAGAGGCCGAGCTGGCCGAGCGCGGCTCGCAGGCCATCTTCGACTACATTGACGCGCATCCAGAACACATCGGCGTCGTCACCAAAGGCGCGCCGGTGATCACAGCGGAAGGGTGGCGCGCCATGAGCCGCCGCGCCCAAAACGACTACCTGAACAACTTCCGCCTCGCCTTTCAGGCCGAGAGCACGGTCAACTGGGATCCGGTGGACAAAGTCGTCGTCGCCGACGAGGAGGTGGAGAACGGCCGCGCCTGGCGCAGCGGCGCGCTGGTGATCAAGCGCACCCTAAAGCAATGGTTCTTCCGCATCACTGCGTATGCCGAGCGGCTGATCAACGATCTGGATAGCGTGGATTGGCCGGAGCGCATCGTGCTGATGCAACGCAACTGGATCGGCAAGAGCGAAGGCGCCGAGGTCGTCTTCCGAGTCGCCGACAGCGGTCACCCCATTCCCATCTTCACCACGCGGCCGGATACGCTGTGGGGCGCGACGTTCATGGTGCTTTCGCCCGAACACCCGCTGGTGCCCGAAATCACCACGCCGGAGCAGCGCGCCGACGTCGAGCGCTACATCGCCTTCGCCAAAGGCGAGACCGAGGAGCAGCGCACCGCCGAGAACAAGGAGAAGACCGGCGTATTTACCGGCGCGTATGCCATCAACCCGGTGAACGACGCGCACATCCCGATCTGGATTGCCGACTACGTCCTGATGAGCTACGGCACAGGGGCGATCATGGCCGTGCCGGCGCACGACCAGCGCGACTTCGAGTTCGCCCGCAAGTTCGGCCTGCCGATCAAGGTGGTGGTTTTCCCTGAAGCAGAACTGAAGCGACAGGGGATTCAGGACGATCAACAGATCAATCCTGCTCTGATCGCCGAGTATGAGTCACGCATGACCGCTGCCTACGAAGATAAAGCCGGCGTGATGGTGAACAGCGGTCCGATTACCGGCATGCACAACGGCAAGGCATGCATCCGCGCGGCGACCGAGTATTGCCAGCGCATGGGCTTCGGCAAGCGCCGCGTGAATTACAAGATTCGCCCGTGGTTGATCAGCCGCCAGCGCTACTGGGGCACGCCGATCCCCATCGTGCATACGCCGGATGGGCCGGTGGCCATGCGTGAGGATGAGCTGCCGTTGCTGTTGCCCAAGGTGAAGGAATACGAACCTGGGCCCAACGGGGAATCACCGCTGGAGAGCATCCCGGAGTTCGTCAACGCACCGAACGGACGGCGCGAGACCGACACGATGGCCACCTGGGCGTGCTCGTCTTGGTATTACATCCGCTTCGCCGACCCACACAACGACAAGGCCATCGGCGACCCGAAGGAGATTGACTACTGGCTGCCGGTGGATATGTACGTCGGCGGCGCCGAGCATGCGGTGCTCCACCTGCTGTATTCGCGCATGTGGACGAAGGTGCTGTACGACCTGGGCGTGGTGAAATTCAAAGAGCCGTTCAGCGCCTTGCGCAATCAGGGGTTGATCCTCTCGCCGCAGAAGCGCGTGGACGAGAAGGGGCGCGAGTACTACGAGAAGATGAGCAAATCGAAGGGCAACGTGATCACGCCCGACGAGGTCATCGCCGAGCACGGCGCAGATGCCCTGCGAGGCTACGAGATGTTCATCAGCGACTTCGAGCAGACCGTGCCATGGAGCACGCAGGGTGTGCCCGGCGTGCGGCGCTGGCTGGATCGCGTGTGGCGCATCGTGCTGGCGCCGGAGGAGGACAAGGGCGCGCCCATTCAGATGAGCGCGCGTGAACTGCGCCGCGTCGCGCATCAGACCATCCAGCGCTATGAGCGTGATCTGAAGGCGTTCAGCTTCAACACGGTCGTCGCGGCGATGATGGAATTCACCAACGCGCTGTATCGGGCGCGCGACGCCGGGCTGGCCGGCACGCCAGAATGGCACGAGGCGGTGGATATCCTGTTGCGGCTGCTGGCGCCGATCGCGCCGCATATGGCCGAGGAGCTGTGGCACAGGCTGGGCCGCCCTTACAGCATCCATCGCCAGCCCTTCCCCGTCGTTGACGAGGCCGCAGCGCGCGCGGAAGAAATCACCATCGTCGTCCAGGTCAACGGCAAAGTGCGAGACCGAATTGTGGTGCCGGCGGACGCCAGCGAGGAGGCGATCACCCAGGCGGCGCTGGCCAGCGAAGGCGCGCGGCGCTTCATCAACGGCGCGCCGCCCAGACAGGTGCATTACGTGAAAGGGCGACTGGTCAACATCGTCGTTTGA
- a CDS encoding alcohol dehydrogenase translates to MANALRATWRFSTSDEILFGCGAAERIGVEARHRNLSRALIVADPNMVKAGLVDALRRSLDESQVESHVFEGSAPEPGTMAVNAAADAARAVKPDFIVGLGGGSNMDVAKVAAAVYTHGGSAADYFGENKVPGPTVPVIAVPTTAGTGSEVTAVAVIEDEARHLKLAVASSYLRPRLAVVDPLLTLTCPPNVTAESGMDALVHAVEAYTVIGYNAMDVPPDARPQFTGRQPITDALAERAIRLIGRNLRLAVYQPKNIAAREGMHLAALLAGMAFSSAGLGAAHALQYPVGAATHTSHGLGTGLLLPYVVEYLLPAAPRRFARIAAWLGEEVKGMSAAEAGRRCVEAIQRLKQDVGLPMRLRDIGVGEAHLRPMAQQAAMYQRLLRMSPRPLDVAGLEQILRGAW, encoded by the coding sequence ATGGCAAACGCACTTCGAGCCACCTGGCGGTTCAGCACCTCGGATGAAATCCTGTTCGGCTGTGGCGCGGCCGAGCGCATTGGTGTCGAGGCGCGCCACCGCAATCTCAGCCGTGCGCTCATCGTCGCCGACCCGAACATGGTCAAAGCCGGTCTGGTGGATGCATTGCGGCGAAGCCTCGATGAGTCACAGGTCGAAAGTCACGTGTTCGAGGGGAGCGCGCCGGAGCCGGGCACGATGGCCGTGAATGCGGCTGCGGATGCTGCGCGCGCCGTGAAGCCCGATTTCATCGTTGGCCTGGGCGGCGGCAGCAATATGGATGTGGCCAAGGTCGCTGCTGCGGTTTACACGCACGGGGGCAGTGCAGCAGATTACTTTGGCGAGAACAAAGTGCCCGGCCCAACCGTGCCGGTGATCGCGGTGCCGACCACGGCCGGCACGGGATCCGAGGTCACCGCCGTGGCTGTGATCGAAGATGAAGCCCGACATCTCAAGCTGGCGGTGGCTAGCTCCTATTTGCGACCGCGCTTAGCTGTTGTGGACCCATTGCTCACGCTCACCTGTCCGCCCAACGTTACGGCCGAGAGCGGCATGGATGCGCTCGTCCATGCCGTAGAGGCCTATACAGTGATCGGATACAATGCGATGGATGTACCGCCTGATGCGCGTCCGCAGTTCACCGGTCGCCAGCCGATCACCGACGCGCTGGCCGAGCGGGCCATCCGATTGATCGGCCGAAATCTCCGCCTGGCCGTTTATCAGCCCAAGAACATCGCTGCGCGTGAAGGCATGCACCTGGCGGCCTTGCTGGCCGGCATGGCATTTAGCAGCGCAGGTTTGGGTGCTGCCCATGCGCTGCAATACCCCGTCGGTGCAGCGACGCACACCTCGCATGGGTTGGGCACCGGTCTGCTTCTGCCGTATGTCGTCGAATACTTGCTGCCGGCTGCGCCGAGGCGGTTTGCTCGGATTGCGGCCTGGCTGGGTGAAGAGGTGAAGGGCATGAGCGCGGCCGAGGCCGGCCGGCGATGCGTCGAGGCAATTCAGCGCTTGAAGCAAGATGTGGGCTTGCCGATGCGCCTACGGGATATTGGGGTGGGGGAGGCGCATCTTCGACCGATGGCGCAGCAAGCGGCGATGTATCAGCGGCTGCTGCGGATGAGTCCGCGCCCGCTCGACGTTGCCGGGCTGGAGCAGATCCTGCGCGGCGCGTGGTGA